In Oncorhynchus kisutch isolate 150728-3 linkage group LG5, Okis_V2, whole genome shotgun sequence, a genomic segment contains:
- the calcoco1b gene encoding calcium-binding and coiled-coil domain-containing protein 1b: protein MEKQSKVEFRNVGQMYFPQSRVECHYSLTSHHHWTNKDWIGLFKAGWSSVKEYTTFAWALTPEGYTEGNNANCCVHFQASYLPRPSAVEYQFVYVDQRGEVCARSRQFTFCISRPLDELETLTEERDEDEEGGEGDGDDLLLVVPRAQLLQTRLDECLREQADSKQAREEAEREKEREEERSKMAKDEWEREREGMNEEISELRDNLRRSCDRMEKVEGKQKDMQSSQETLSTLLDEKAEFLQRIRGLEDDIMVLIQRGKETEAELERMKERVKKMSTQLRDEEQERNNLQVENGAVLAELRAMQKRLEASERGAEGLRQELREMGAQQGHSHAELHQARLQAAQLTLQQSEADLALREGRAHWAQEREAFQQAAELDKERVQKLSREMQRKEQWLQEERMERQKLEVELGKEKDCNRVLLSDARREVQELKARMRMSQKEREQQKMERQDLLDYMHQLEQRLEVATDNKWNEVALYYSTTRDADTPSQDETPSSEDEMPASPLPYRTPRLHYWSDALERSSHRSVKCLQTETDEEEQNKTSKGEDTPLILPDLTNPMLSEFADCSPLW from the exons ATGGAAAAGCAGTCCAAGGTGGAATTTCGGAATGTGGGACAGATGTATTTCCCCCAAAGTAGAGTGGAGTGCCACTACAGCCTTACCTCTCATCATCACTGGACCAACAAGGACTGGATAGGCCTCTTCAAG GCTGGCTGGTCATCAGTGAAAGAGTACACCACCTTTGCATGGGCACTCACTCCTGAGGGGTACACAGAAGGAAATAATGCCAACTGCTGTGTACATTTCCAAG cCTCTTACCTGCCCCGCCCCAGTGCGGTGGAGTACCAGTTTGTCTATGTGGATCAGAGAGGCGAGGTGTGTGCCCGCAGTCGCCAGTTCACCTTCTGCATTTCCAGGCCTCTGGATGAGCTGGAGACATTGACAGAGGAGCGGGACGAGGATGAGGAGGGCGGAGAGGGGGACGGGGACGACCTGCTCCTGGTGGTGCCCAGAGCTCAACTCCTGCAG ACTCGGCTGGATGAATGCCTTAGAGAACAGGCCGATTCAAAACAGGCccgggaggaggcagagagggagaaggagagagaggaagaaaggagcaAAATGGCGAAGGATGagtgggagcgagagagggaggggatgaatGAGGAGATCTCTGAATTGAGGGacaacctgagacggagctgcgaCAGGATGGAGAAGGTGGAGGGGAAACAGAAG GATATGCAGTCCTCTCAAGAAACCTTGTCTACTCTATTGGATGAGAAAGCTGAGTTCCTGCAGCGAATCAGAGGGCTGGAAGATGACATAATGGTTCTAAttcagagagggaaggagacagaagcTGAACTTGAAAG GATGAAGGAGAGAGTGAAAAAGATGTCCACTCAATTGAGGGAtgaagaacaggagagaaataatCTGCAG GTGGAGAACGGGGCTGTGCTGGCTGAGCTGAGGGCGATGCAAAAGCGTTTGGAGGCCAGCGAACGCGGGGCAGAAGGTCTGAGGCAGGAGCTGCGTGAGATGGGGGCTCAGCAGGGCCACAGCCACGCTGAGCTGCACCAAGCCAGGCTGCAGGCCGCCCAGCTCACCCTGCAGCAGTCTGAGGCTGACCTGGCCCTGAGAGAGGGACGCGCCCACTGGGCCCAGGAGAGAGAGGCCTTCCAACAAGCAGCAGAG CTTGATAAAGAGAGGGTGCAGAAGTTAAGCCGTGAGATGCAGCGGAAGGAACAGTGGCTccaagaggagaggatggagaggcagAAACTAGAAGTGGAGCTTGGAAAAGAGAAGGATTGCAACAGG gTGCTGCTGAGCGATGCCCGCAGGGAGGTGCAGGAACTGAAGGCCAGAATGAGAATgagccagaaggagagagagcagcagaagaTGGAGAGACAG GACCTGCTGGACTACATGCATCAGTTGGAGCAGAGACTGGAGGTGGCTACAGACAATAAGTGGAATGAAGTGGCTCTCTACTACTCAACCA CTCGTGACGCTGACACTCCATCTCAGGATGAGACACCCTCTTCTGAGGATGAGATGCCTGCATCTCCCCTACCCTACCGGAcacccagactacactactggaGCGACGCCCTGGAACGCTCCTCTCACCGTAGTGTGAAGTGTCTCCAGACTGAGACG GATGAGGAAGAGCAGAACAAGACCAGTAAGGGTGAAGACACACCACTGATTCTGCCAGACCTCACCAACCCCATGCTAAG TGAGTTTGCAGACTGCTCCCCCTTGTGGTAA